Proteins encoded together in one Diabrotica undecimpunctata isolate CICGRU chromosome 3, icDiaUnde3, whole genome shotgun sequence window:
- the LOC140435712 gene encoding uncharacterized protein — protein MPKRRGPRSSNGGDVGHIHRYNMPSYYKRKSTVERGKWSEEALQNAVAAIRENRMGLYQAALAYGIPRSSIQRRMKNNDLKKHNHLGPSSTLGDEIEMKLVLHIKKLQKYGFAPTRDHVRTVAFELAEKFNVSHKFNRNNNKAGFDWLQSFLRCHPDISVRKGKGVSLDRAKGLNHEVVKQYFDLLPSILTNSQLINKQGHIFNVDKTGLQLNNS, from the exons atgccaaAGAGACGTGGACCCAGAAGTTCGAATggtggcgacgtaggtcacattcacc GTTACAATATGCCTTCATATTATAAGCGGAAATCTACTGTTGAAAGAGGTAAATGGAGCGAAGAAGCACTACAAAATGCGGTTGCAGCTATCAGAGAAAATCGCATGGGACTATATCAAGCTGCATTAGCTTATGGCATACCTCGAAGTAGCATACAGAGAAGAATGAAAAATAATGATCTAAAAAAACACAATCATCTTGGACCTTCTTCAACTCTTGGGGATGAGATCGAGATGAAATTAGTGCTGCATATTAAGAAATTGCAAAAGTATGGTTTTGCACCCACTCGTGACCATGTACGAACTGTGGCGTTTGAGTTAGCAGAAAAATTTAATGTAAGCCACAAATTCAATAGAAACAACAATAAAGCTGGTTTTGACTGGTTGCAGTCTTTTTTACGGTGCCATCCAGACATATCAGTGCGAAAAGGTAAAGGAGTTTCTTTGGACAGGGCAAAAGGATTAAACCACGAGGTAGTTAAACAGTACTTCGATCTGCTGCCAAGTATTTTAACCAATAGTCAACTAATAAATAAGCAGGGGCATATTTTCAACGTAGACAAGACAGGTTTGCAGTTAAATAACAGTTAA